One Triticum dicoccoides isolate Atlit2015 ecotype Zavitan chromosome 4B, WEW_v2.0, whole genome shotgun sequence genomic window carries:
- the LOC119294503 gene encoding disease resistance protein RPM1-like has protein sequence MAEAVVGQVVVKLGAALAKDALTFGAKLLWKEASALRDLFGKIRDSKAELESMQAYLQEAERFKDTDRTTAIFVGQIRGLAFQIEDVVDEFTYKLEEEKHGGYAAKMKKRLKHIRTWRRLAAKLQDIQAKLQDAKRRKKDYSIDRFVSAARSTNQALHFTRDEDLVGIEENRERLIRWLTGGGGGADGLEQRTSKVTTVCGMPGVGKTTLVAHVYNTVKVDFDAAAWVTVSQNYRLEDLLKKIATEFGVAVDIANIEMRGLAESIHNYLQGKKYILVLDDVWTARVWTEIRNVFPTSDRTGRFVITSRKQEVSLLATRESAIQLEPLQERHSWLLFCQGAFWNDDDKECPLELHKLAVKFIAKCQGLPIALACIGRLLSSKLPNFAEWENVYRGLDSQLVKDMLPDVDMILKVSLDDLPYDLKNCFLYCALFPEDYVLKRKTIMRQWIAAGFIREKEGNRTLEEVAEGYLVELVNRSLLQVMESNHAGSLKSYRMHDVIRLLALNKAKEECFGEVCNGSAAGAFSAECVRRIFVQGENLEQLRRSGATHIRALHVFKYSNVDLLKLILTSSNLLSTLDLQGSRVKMLPNEVFDLFNLRYLGLRDTDIESLPEAVGRLQNLEVLDATNANLTYLPNSVVKLQKLRYLYAYTVPGTLESLEIFRVGGVNVPNGIQHLAGLRALECVKATPVFLREVRALTELRTFTVCNVRSEHSADLSNAISKMSHLVHLGIAAAAENEVLRFEGLYLPLTLSWLGLAGQLEKTSMPKLLSSWSHLNSLTCLTLGFSNIDEDTFSCLCVLHGLRSLGLMKAFEGKRLDFYAGSFPKLQFLHIWGAAQLNQVRIEKGAMQNLVVLLFMYCPELKFLPDGIEYLRALEKLRLEDTSEELIEKLRRQRDSDECNEDIMKISHIRNVTVELTRKGLFERIR, from the coding sequence ATGGCGGAGGCTGTGGTAGGGCAGGTGGTGGTCAAGCTTGGTGCGGCGCTGGCGAAAGACGCGCTCACGTTTGGCGCAAAACTGCTATGGAAGGAAGCCTCCGCCCTCAGGGACCTCTTCGGCAAGATCCGTGACTCCAAGGCAGAGCTGGAGAGCATGCAGGCCTACCTGCAGGAGGCGGAGCGGTTCAAGGACACTGATAGGACAACCGCCATCTTCGTCGGCCAGATCAGGGGCCTCGCCTTTCAGATCGAGGACGTCGTCGACGAGTTCACCTACaagctggaggaggagaagcatgGGGGCTATGCCGCCAAGATGAAGAAGAGGCTGAAGCATATCAGGACATGGCGCCGCCTGGCGGCCAAGCTCCAAGATATCCAAGCCAAGCTGCAGGATGCTAAGCGGAGGAAGAAGGATTACTCAATTGACAGATTTGTTTCTGCGGCCAGATCGACGAATCAAGCTCTGCATTTCACCAGGGATGAGGACCTTGTGGGGATTGAGGAGAACAGGGAAAGGCTGATACGGTGGCTGACCGGCGGAGGCGGTGGTGCTGATGGTCTGGAGCAGAGGACCAGCAAAGTCACCACGGTGTGTGGGATGCCTGGTGTTGGCAAGACCACTCTGGTTGCTCATGTGTACAACACCGTGAAGGTGGATTTCGACGCCGCTGCATGGGTAACCGTGTCGCAGAATTACCGTCTTGAAGACCTGCTGAAGAAGATCGCCACAGAGTTCGGGGTCGCAGTTGATATCGCCAACATTGAGATGAGAGGCCTAGCAGAATCCATCCATAACTACCTTCAAGGTAAAAAGTACATCTTGGTCCTGGATGATGTCTGGACTGCACGCGTGTGGACAGAGATAAGGAATGTCTTCCCAACATCTGATCGTACCGGCCGATTTGTCATAACATCAAGAAAGCAGGAAGTGTCGTTGTTGGCAACTAGGGAGTCTGCAATTCAGTTGGAACCGCTACAAGAACGTCACTCTTGGTTGTTATTCTGCCAAGGAGCTTTTTGGAATGATGACGACAAAGAGTGCCCGCTGGAGTTGCACAAATTAGCGGTGAAGTTCATTGCAAAGTGTCAAGGTTTGCCTATTGCTCTTGCATGCATTGGCCGCCTACTCTCCAGCAAACTCCCAAATTTTGCCGAATGGGAGAATGTGTACAGGGGTTTGGATTCACAGTTGGTGAAAGACATGCTCCCTGATGTTGATATGATTCTAAAGGTCAGCCTGGACGACCTTCCATAtgatttgaagaattgtttcttgtACTGTGCATTATTCCCAGAAGATTATGTATTAAAGAGGAAGACGATAATGAGGCAGTGGATTGCTGCTGGATTTATCAGGGAAAAGGAAGGGAACAGAACCTTGGAGGAAGTGGCCGAGGGATACTTGGTTGAGCTCGTGAACCGAAGCCTACTGCAGGTAATGGAGAGCAATCATGCCGGATCACTGAAATCCTACCGGATGCATGATGTCATACGCCTGCTTGCCCTCAACAAAGCCAAAGAGGAATGCTTTGGTGAAGTTTGTAATGGCTCTGCTGCCGGGGCATTTTCTGCAGAGTGTGTACGTCGCATATTTGTCCAAGGGGAAAACCTTGAGCAGCTGAGACGATCTGGTGCGACACATATCCGTGCGCTCCATGTATTTAAATATAGCAATGTTGATTTGCTGAAGCTTATCCTAACATCTTCAAATTTGCTGTCAACATTGGATCTGCAAGGTTCTCGTGTCAAAATGCTTCCCAATGAGGTATTCGACTTGTTTAATCTGCGTTATTTGGGACTTAGGGATACCGATATTGAAAGCCTACCTGAAGCAGTGGGGAGGTTACAAAACTTGGAAGTCTTGGATGCTACCAACGCTAATCTGACGTATTTGCCGAACAGTGTTGTAAAACTTCAGAAGTTGAGATACCTGTATGCATATACTGTTCCTGGTACATTAGAGTCATTAGAAATTTTCAGGGTAGGTGGAGTCAACGTGCCTAATGGAATACAGCACTTGGCAGGATTGCGTGCTCTCGAGTGTGTCAAAGCCACTCCAGTGTTTCTGCGTGAAGTTAGAGCTTTGACAGAGCTAAGAACATTCACTGTGTGCAATGTGAGAAGTGAACACTCTGCTGACTTGAGCAATGCTATCTCCAAAATGAGCCATCTTGTTCATCTCGGAATTGCCGCTGCAGCTGAGAATGAGGTGCTGCGGTTTGAAGGGCTATATTTACCTCTAACCCTGTCTTGGCTTGGTTTAGCAGGACAGCTAGAAAAAACATCGATGCCAAAGCTTCTCTCTTCTTGGTCACACCTTAATAGCCTCACTTGCTTGACCCTGGGATTCTCCAATATTGATGAGGACACATTTTCCTGTTTGTGCGTGTTACATGGTCTACGCTCTCTTGGGCTAATGAAGGCTTTTGAAGGGAAGAGGTTGGACTTTTACGCAGGCTCATTTCCAAAACTTCAGTTTCTACACATATGGGGCGCGGCACAGCTCAACCAAGTTAGAATAGAGAAGGGCGCAATGCAAAACCTCGTTGTGCTATTGTTCATGTACTGTCCCGAGTTGAAGTTTCTTCCAGATGGTATCGAATATCTTAGGGCCCTTGAAAAATTACGTCTGGAGGACACATCAGAAGAATTGATTGAGAAACTCCGGCGACAGAGAGATTCAGATGAATGCAATGAAGATATAATGAAGATTAGCCACATAAGGAATGTTACAGTTGAACTGACTCGGAAAGGACTGTTTGAAAGGATTAGGTGA